A single genomic interval of Ghiorsea bivora harbors:
- a CDS encoding porin family protein: MEKFMWFMMLVMMGFASPAWASKMNIDPYFAVDVSALQANLAGSNATSAAFSFIAGSTLNWISPNLGAEVRVGFGGQIPTFGGSINSYTAYFLKPSMEVTRRLDVYALLGGTTISMDIAGFSYADTSPSYGLGFTYHVPNESLSFAAEWVQYRRNSDQSSTNISGVSISGVSASFVFSYY, from the coding sequence ATGGAAAAATTTATGTGGTTTATGATGTTAGTGATGATGGGCTTTGCATCACCAGCTTGGGCAAGTAAAATGAATATTGACCCTTATTTTGCGGTTGATGTGTCAGCGCTACAAGCAAACTTGGCAGGTAGTAACGCGACCTCAGCAGCATTCTCGTTTATAGCGGGTAGTACGCTGAATTGGATTAGCCCAAATCTTGGTGCAGAAGTTCGTGTGGGTTTTGGTGGACAAATCCCAACCTTTGGTGGAAGTATCAATAGTTACACGGCATATTTCCTTAAACCTAGTATGGAAGTGACACGTCGCCTTGATGTCTATGCTTTGTTAGGGGGCACAACGATATCTATGGATATTGCCGGTTTCTCATATGCTGATACATCCCCCAGTTATGGGTTAGGTTTTACCTACCATGTACCCAATGAGTCTTTGTCATTTGCTGCTGAGTGGGTGCAATATCGAAGAAATAGTGATCAAAGTAGTACCAATATTAGTGGCGTGTCCATATCGGGTGTATCGGCTAGTTTTGTATTCTCATATTATTAA
- a CDS encoding LysR family transcriptional regulator yields the protein MTLEQLKYLDAIVKHGSFRAAAESVFRSQSSLSISIQKLEHELNIKLFERSGYRPILTHAGKAIYAKAKKVLNNSREIHDLARHLAQGHEAELRLAVSGIIPLEPIIEALNHINHQHPETRITLLLENLNGIMERIYDDDADIAITDAFEPDVQYEGLILAEIPFVTVVPSTSKWAQCTENINEEALENETMIIVRDTSHHSTRMSKGVLEGTPQWIVNDFETKRRILCSGKGWGRMPLHLVREDITQGRLSVLQFDAVQTFSTPIHLVRKNNKFIGPVEQLLWSTLQEIDWQTPT from the coding sequence ATGACCTTAGAGCAGTTAAAATACCTTGATGCCATCGTAAAACATGGAAGTTTTCGCGCTGCTGCTGAGTCTGTGTTTCGCAGCCAATCATCATTAAGCATAAGCATTCAAAAACTTGAACATGAGTTAAACATCAAACTCTTTGAGCGCAGTGGTTATCGCCCAATATTAACCCACGCAGGCAAAGCAATTTACGCGAAAGCAAAGAAAGTTCTCAACAACAGCCGTGAAATACACGACCTAGCTCGCCACCTAGCCCAAGGTCACGAAGCAGAATTACGCCTTGCTGTGAGCGGTATCATTCCCTTGGAACCTATTATTGAGGCGCTAAATCATATCAATCATCAACACCCTGAAACACGCATTACTTTATTACTAGAAAACTTAAATGGTATTATGGAACGTATCTACGATGATGATGCGGATATTGCTATCACTGATGCTTTTGAACCCGATGTACAATATGAAGGACTTATCTTAGCTGAAATTCCTTTTGTTACCGTTGTACCAAGCACATCCAAGTGGGCACAATGTACTGAAAATATAAACGAAGAAGCTTTAGAAAATGAAACCATGATTATTGTGCGTGATACCAGTCATCATTCCACACGCATGAGTAAAGGCGTCTTGGAGGGTACACCACAATGGATTGTTAATGATTTTGAAACCAAACGACGTATTCTTTGCTCAGGAAAAGGCTGGGGAAGAATGCCGCTACACTTGGTAAGAGAAGACATTACGCAAGGTAGGTTATCCGTACTTCAGTTTGACGCTGTTCAAACCTTCAGTACCCCCATACATTTGGTTAGAAAAAACAATAAATTTATAGGTCCTGTAGAGCAATTGTTATGGTCAACACTACAGGAAATTGATTGGCAAACACCAACTTAA
- a CDS encoding cytochrome b, with the protein MQLRNTKTAYGWVTIVLHWLMALLVFAMFGLGLYMVDLTYVDAWYKAAPALHISVGVILMLLLTFRLVWRLSNPAPEVYGQAFEKVVGLLVHRLHYVFMFVLMLSGYLMVTADGRGIAVFTWFEVPALWDIEQASAVLLGKMHMTLAWAFMGFVVLHTAAALKHHWLDQDRTLLRMLGIKDNQ; encoded by the coding sequence ATGCAGCTTAGAAACACTAAAACTGCGTATGGCTGGGTTACGATTGTGCTTCATTGGCTGATGGCGTTGTTGGTGTTTGCGATGTTTGGGCTTGGTCTTTATATGGTGGATCTGACGTATGTTGATGCATGGTATAAAGCTGCGCCAGCTTTGCATATAAGCGTGGGGGTTATTTTGATGCTGCTATTAACCTTTCGCTTGGTGTGGCGTTTAAGTAATCCTGCTCCTGAGGTTTATGGGCAAGCCTTCGAAAAAGTTGTGGGGTTGTTGGTACACCGGCTGCACTATGTTTTTATGTTTGTCTTAATGTTAAGTGGGTATTTGATGGTCACTGCAGATGGGCGTGGTATTGCAGTGTTTACTTGGTTTGAGGTTCCTGCTTTATGGGATATCGAACAAGCAAGTGCAGTGCTTTTGGGTAAAATGCATATGACTTTAGCATGGGCGTTTATGGGGTTTGTTGTTTTGCATACGGCAGCGGCTTTAAAACACCACTGGTTAGATCAAGATAGAACATTATTACGTATGTTAGGCATAAAAGATAACCAGTAG
- a CDS encoding pirin family protein, with the protein MNIEIKTREQQHNADLFGGRLHENKPISGQTYSNLLYWAHVEAPDDGAFGMHPHENIEILTFIFEGGLEHFDTATNVWTPLPAGGVQHIQAGSGLQHAEKYKKGSRAFQIWFDPDFEKASKKAPYYKDFQHDSFSWKKEGNLEVKTYVGETAPIQTAAPGIEANRYKLQKGSHAFALDTDSFYSLYVLSGTVLIDDVKIIEDSFVRISGVNTMNIGALENSDLFILRSPTKVDYKLVSE; encoded by the coding sequence ATGAATATTGAAATTAAAACGCGAGAGCAGCAACATAATGCTGATTTGTTTGGCGGACGATTGCATGAAAACAAACCAATTTCAGGTCAAACATACTCCAATCTTTTGTATTGGGCGCATGTAGAAGCTCCTGATGATGGCGCGTTTGGGATGCACCCCCATGAAAATATTGAAATATTAACTTTTATTTTTGAAGGTGGGTTAGAGCACTTTGATACAGCAACAAATGTATGGACTCCCTTGCCTGCTGGAGGTGTTCAACACATACAAGCTGGGAGCGGGCTTCAACATGCTGAGAAATATAAAAAAGGTTCTCGAGCATTTCAAATTTGGTTCGATCCAGATTTTGAGAAAGCATCTAAAAAAGCCCCTTATTATAAAGACTTTCAACATGATTCTTTCTCATGGAAGAAAGAAGGAAACTTAGAAGTAAAAACATATGTAGGTGAAACAGCACCGATTCAAACTGCTGCGCCTGGCATCGAAGCAAACAGGTATAAATTGCAAAAAGGGAGCCATGCTTTTGCATTGGATACAGATAGTTTTTATTCATTGTATGTACTGAGTGGCACAGTTTTGATTGATGATGTTAAAATAATAGAGGATTCATTTGTGCGAATATCAGGTGTAAACACGATGAATATTGGAGCATTAGAAAATAGTGACTTATTTATTTTACGGTCTCCCACTAAGGTAGATTATAAGTTGGTTTCAGAGTAA
- a CDS encoding CDGSH iron-sulfur domain-containing protein, translated as MSEAKKDEVVVAAHGPAKVSLKKGQEYYYCTCGRSKSQPFCDGSHKGTSFTPMAFTPEQDGIFNLCQCKHTKQAPFCDGSHLKLP; from the coding sequence ATGAGTGAAGCAAAAAAAGATGAAGTGGTTGTTGCAGCGCATGGTCCAGCAAAGGTGAGCCTAAAAAAAGGACAAGAGTATTATTACTGCACTTGCGGGCGCTCCAAAAGCCAACCTTTTTGTGATGGGTCGCATAAGGGTACAAGTTTTACACCCATGGCATTTACACCTGAACAAGATGGTATTTTTAACCTTTGTCAGTGTAAACACACCAAACAGGCTCCATTTTGTGATGGTTCACATTTAAAACTACCGTAA
- a CDS encoding YceI family protein, with product MKLKMMILTGLLTLGLTMTAQAATYDIDDKGAHAFIQFKVSHLGYSWLLGRFNTFDGTFTYDEKNPSASKVQVVIDTASVDTNHALRDKHIRSKDFLMVDRYPEAKFVSTSFTENGNDIEIKGKFTLHGVTKDIVLKGKHIGAGKDPWGGYRRGFEAWTNIKMKDYGFLMDLGPVSQNVALYFSIEGIKQ from the coding sequence ATGAAATTGAAGATGATGATACTTACAGGGCTACTGACATTAGGGCTGACCATGACAGCACAAGCCGCAACCTATGACATTGATGATAAAGGCGCACATGCATTTATCCAGTTTAAAGTCAGCCATTTGGGATACAGCTGGCTGCTTGGTCGTTTTAATACTTTTGATGGTACATTTACTTACGATGAGAAGAACCCAAGTGCTTCCAAGGTTCAAGTGGTGATTGATACGGCAAGTGTGGACACCAATCATGCATTGCGTGATAAACACATAAGAAGTAAAGATTTTTTAATGGTAGACCGTTATCCAGAGGCCAAGTTTGTCAGCACATCATTCACAGAGAATGGTAATGATATTGAAATTAAAGGAAAATTTACCTTGCATGGTGTGACCAAAGATATTGTGCTCAAGGGTAAACATATTGGCGCTGGCAAGGATCCATGGGGTGGTTATCGTCGTGGTTTTGAAGCTTGGACAAATATAAAAATGAAAGATTATGGTTTTTTGATGGATTTAGGTCCGGTATCACAAAATGTGGCGCTGTATTTTTCTATTGAAGGCATCAAACAGTAA
- a CDS encoding glutathione S-transferase family protein has protein sequence MGLLVEGKWEDQWYDTKESGGKFIRQDSVFRRHIGDADFPAEAGRYHLYVSLACPWAHRTLIFRQLKGLTDIIDVTVVSPDMLDKGWEFKPKVEPLYGYHYAYQLYTHAQADYTGRVVVPILWDKKKQTIVSNESSEIIRMFNSAFNHITGNTDDYYPESLRPEIDHINAIVYEHVNNGVYKAGFATSQEAYDEAYDGLFKTLDLLETRLASSRYLMGDAITEADWRLFTTLIRFDAVYFGHFKCNQHQISDYANLYRYLCDLYGQPHIADTVHIDHIKRHYYYSHESINPTRIVPKGVPELFC, from the coding sequence ATGGGGTTATTGGTTGAAGGAAAATGGGAGGATCAGTGGTATGACACCAAAGAAAGTGGTGGTAAATTTATTCGCCAAGACTCTGTTTTTAGACGGCATATCGGTGATGCTGACTTTCCTGCAGAAGCAGGGCGTTATCATTTATATGTATCATTGGCTTGCCCTTGGGCGCATCGAACACTGATTTTTCGTCAACTTAAAGGTTTGACCGATATTATCGATGTAACAGTAGTGTCGCCTGATATGCTGGATAAAGGTTGGGAGTTCAAACCTAAGGTTGAGCCGCTTTATGGTTATCATTATGCATACCAGTTGTATACGCATGCTCAAGCCGACTACACAGGGCGGGTGGTAGTACCGATTTTATGGGATAAAAAGAAACAAACGATTGTTTCCAACGAATCATCAGAAATTATTCGCATGTTTAATTCAGCGTTTAATCATATCACGGGCAATACAGATGATTATTACCCTGAAAGCTTGCGTCCTGAAATTGATCATATCAATGCCATTGTGTATGAACATGTGAATAACGGGGTATATAAGGCAGGTTTTGCGACCAGCCAAGAAGCATATGATGAAGCATATGATGGTCTGTTTAAGACGCTGGATTTATTGGAAACGAGACTTGCTTCTAGCCGTTATTTGATGGGTGATGCGATTACAGAGGCTGACTGGCGTTTGTTTACTACGTTGATTCGTTTTGATGCGGTTTATTTTGGTCATTTTAAGTGTAACCAACATCAAATTTCAGATTATGCTAACCTATACAGATATTTATGTGATTTATATGGGCAACCACATATCGCAGATACTGTTCATATTGACCATATCAAACGTCATTATTATTACAGCCATGAAAGTATTAATCCCACGCGGATTGTACCAAAAGGTGTACCAGAACTTTTTTGTTAG
- a CDS encoding pirin family protein: MKKVVALTVPEGDGVMVKRLMPRQGLMNFDPFVLMDHFDIEAGGFPDHPHRGFEAITYMLDGGMQHADNLGNKSIVHAGGLQRFTAGKGLVHSEMPQGRAQGIQLWINLPKRLKQMQPSYQQVDAEDIPSDSNDGVRLRTLVGEQAPTKLQTAVLYLDISLKQSSVYQRHIDHDMRGFVYVIEGEVILNQERLKAAEAMFFDVGTTLSLLGKQSSRVLVCFGVPHGEPIHQHGPYVD; the protein is encoded by the coding sequence ATGAAAAAGGTAGTCGCTTTAACGGTGCCAGAGGGTGATGGGGTGATGGTGAAAAGGTTGATGCCTAGGCAGGGTTTGATGAATTTTGACCCTTTTGTGTTGATGGATCACTTTGATATTGAAGCTGGTGGTTTTCCCGATCACCCACACCGTGGTTTTGAGGCGATTACTTATATGTTGGATGGTGGTATGCAACATGCAGATAATTTGGGGAATAAGTCCATTGTGCATGCAGGTGGTTTGCAGCGGTTTACAGCAGGTAAAGGGTTGGTGCACTCAGAAATGCCCCAAGGACGAGCGCAAGGCATACAGCTTTGGATTAACCTGCCGAAACGATTAAAACAAATGCAGCCAAGCTATCAACAGGTGGATGCTGAAGATATTCCTAGTGATAGCAATGATGGGGTTAGACTGCGTACACTTGTGGGTGAACAGGCACCTACGAAACTACAAACAGCAGTGTTGTATTTGGATATAAGTTTAAAACAGAGCAGTGTATATCAGCGGCATATTGACCATGATATGCGAGGTTTTGTATATGTGATTGAAGGTGAAGTTATACTTAATCAAGAGCGCTTAAAAGCAGCAGAAGCTATGTTTTTTGATGTTGGTACAACATTATCGCTGTTGGGAAAACAAAGCAGCCGCGTATTGGTTTGTTTTGGGGTGCCGCATGGTGAACCCATTCACCAACATGGTCCATATGTGGATTAA
- a CDS encoding nitroreductase family protein, which yields MSQEQENSEFITHELFKKRWSTRAFDADKDVSSQDLNECLEAARWAPSCFGVEPWRFIVCHKTYEPEAWKKLLACLAPKNQEWAQFAPVLLMACTHKVFEHNGKANAWAEYDAGAASVSLCLQAAALGLMSHQMGGFDAEAVCKSFAVPQDFKPMAAIALGYHGDLSQLDEDFQKIEQAKRKRKPLIDITFAGGWGKR from the coding sequence GTGAGCCAAGAACAAGAAAATTCGGAATTTATAACGCATGAGTTATTTAAAAAACGATGGAGTACACGGGCATTTGATGCCGATAAGGATGTGTCATCGCAAGATTTAAATGAATGTTTGGAAGCAGCACGCTGGGCACCTTCGTGTTTTGGTGTTGAACCTTGGCGTTTTATTGTATGTCACAAAACATACGAGCCAGAAGCATGGAAAAAGTTATTGGCTTGTTTGGCACCGAAAAATCAAGAGTGGGCGCAATTTGCCCCAGTATTGTTGATGGCGTGTACACATAAGGTTTTTGAGCATAATGGTAAAGCGAATGCATGGGCTGAATATGATGCTGGTGCAGCCAGTGTGTCATTATGTTTACAAGCAGCAGCCTTGGGGTTGATGAGTCATCAAATGGGTGGCTTTGATGCAGAAGCTGTGTGCAAAAGTTTTGCGGTTCCTCAAGACTTTAAACCTATGGCGGCGATAGCTTTGGGTTATCACGGTGATTTGAGTCAGCTTGATGAAGATTTTCAAAAAATTGAGCAGGCTAAACGTAAGCGTAAACCATTGATAGATATAACCTTTGCAGGTGGTTGGGGTAAGCGTTAA
- a CDS encoding nucleoside deaminase — protein sequence MRIHGDFSSLESRMDFVIQLCKQNVSKQTGGPFAAAIFDMQNQQLLAVGVNIVVPSHNCTNHAEMTAITLAQQALKTYDLKEHGNFELLTSCEPCAMCFGALPWSGIQHLAYAATSADAEAIGFDEGAKHPDWINALQQRNITVSQEVLRDKATAILQQYASQSGIIYNT from the coding sequence GTGCGTATTCACGGTGACTTCTCCAGCCTTGAATCGCGCATGGATTTTGTCATCCAACTATGCAAACAAAATGTCAGCAAACAAACAGGTGGCCCCTTTGCCGCTGCTATTTTTGATATGCAGAACCAACAGTTATTGGCTGTAGGTGTCAACATCGTTGTACCCAGCCATAACTGCACCAATCATGCTGAAATGACAGCTATCACACTTGCCCAACAGGCTTTAAAAACATATGACTTAAAGGAACATGGCAACTTTGAATTGCTTACCAGTTGTGAACCATGCGCCATGTGTTTTGGTGCTTTGCCGTGGTCGGGCATTCAACATCTGGCTTATGCCGCTACTTCAGCAGACGCAGAAGCCATTGGTTTTGATGAAGGAGCAAAACATCCTGACTGGATAAACGCACTACAGCAACGTAACATCACGGTCAGTCAAGAAGTATTGCGTGATAAAGCTACAGCCATATTGCAACAGTATGCCAGCCAATCAGGCATCATTTATAATACTTAA
- the purH gene encoding bifunctional phosphoribosylaminoimidazolecarboxamide formyltransferase/IMP cyclohydrolase codes for MSTPIQYALLSVSDKTGIENFASQLIAQGFSLLSTGGTAKLLRKANIEVRDVSDYTGFPEMMDGRVKTLNPKVHGGILARRNNEGDLASMVEHGIERIDMVCVNLYPFREAVAKEGCTITDAIENIDIGGPCMVRAAAKNHEFVTIVVDPSDYNMVIDSMKDGSLDVNKRRGLAVKAYAHTAAYDGAIANHFSALNTDGSKRQFPDIFTRQFIKTADELRYGENPHQAGAFYADVEDPVTSLADCEVLQGKALSYNNIADADAAFACVRDFSENAAVIVKHANPCGVATGGKQAEAYERARAADSTSAFGGIAAFNQPLDDETASLIAQTFMEVVIAPGFSDEALQTLSTKKNLRVLLAPSVAPVQGGLEFKRVSGGLLVQERDDHILTRDMCKVVSKRQPTEEEWADMMFAWSVAKHVKSNAIVFAKNGVTLGVGAGQMNRVNSTRIAVQHGGEAIKGSAVASDAFFPFRDGVDALAEAGATAVIQPGGSIRDEEVIKAADEHGLTMIYTGIRHFRH; via the coding sequence ATGTCTACCCCCATCCAATACGCCTTATTAAGTGTCTCTGACAAAACAGGCATTGAAAACTTTGCCAGCCAATTGATTGCACAAGGCTTTAGCCTGCTTTCTACGGGTGGCACTGCCAAATTGCTACGTAAAGCCAACATTGAAGTGCGTGATGTCTCCGACTACACAGGTTTCCCAGAAATGATGGATGGTCGCGTAAAAACCTTAAATCCTAAAGTTCACGGTGGCATTTTAGCGCGCCGCAATAATGAAGGTGATTTGGCTTCGATGGTAGAGCATGGCATTGAACGTATTGATATGGTTTGTGTGAACCTATACCCATTCCGCGAAGCTGTTGCCAAAGAAGGCTGCACCATTACAGATGCGATTGAAAACATTGATATTGGTGGCCCTTGCATGGTTCGCGCTGCGGCAAAAAACCATGAATTTGTCACCATTGTGGTTGACCCTTCAGATTATAACATGGTGATTGATTCGATGAAAGATGGCTCATTGGATGTAAACAAACGCCGTGGTCTTGCGGTCAAAGCTTATGCCCATACAGCGGCTTATGATGGTGCTATTGCCAATCATTTTTCCGCTTTGAATACCGATGGCAGTAAACGTCAGTTCCCTGATATTTTTACACGTCAGTTTATCAAAACAGCCGATGAACTTCGTTACGGTGAAAACCCGCATCAAGCAGGTGCATTTTATGCCGATGTTGAAGACCCAGTAACCTCACTTGCCGATTGCGAAGTATTACAAGGCAAAGCATTGTCTTATAATAATATCGCAGATGCAGATGCAGCCTTTGCCTGCGTACGCGATTTTTCTGAAAATGCAGCCGTGATTGTGAAACATGCCAACCCTTGTGGTGTGGCGACAGGCGGCAAACAAGCTGAAGCCTATGAACGCGCAAGAGCAGCAGATAGCACCTCTGCATTTGGTGGCATTGCAGCATTTAATCAACCTTTGGATGATGAAACCGCATCACTGATTGCCCAAACCTTTATGGAAGTGGTGATTGCACCTGGCTTCTCGGATGAAGCCTTACAAACATTAAGCACCAAGAAAAACCTACGTGTATTGCTCGCGCCATCTGTTGCGCCTGTACAAGGCGGTTTGGAATTCAAACGTGTAAGCGGTGGTTTATTGGTGCAAGAACGCGATGACCATATTTTAACACGCGATATGTGCAAAGTGGTCAGTAAACGCCAGCCTACTGAAGAAGAATGGGCTGATATGATGTTTGCATGGTCTGTAGCCAAACATGTGAAATCCAATGCTATTGTATTCGCTAAAAATGGCGTGACATTAGGTGTGGGTGCGGGACAAATGAACCGCGTAAACTCAACGCGCATTGCAGTGCAACATGGTGGTGAGGCCATCAAAGGCTCTGCTGTTGCGTCAGATGCATTCTTTCCATTCCGCGATGGTGTAGACGCTTTGGCTGAGGCTGGAGCAACAGCAGTGATTCAACCGGGTGGTTCAATTCGTGATGAAGAAGTGATCAAAGCAGCTGATGAACATGGTTTAACCATGATTTACACAGGCATTCGCCACTTTAGGCATTAA
- a CDS encoding cyclic nucleotide-binding domain-containing protein, producing the protein MALTKQEMMQAYQDLIAAYPEDLRIARPLIQMLQARGDKEAARNLAMEMARRMVSLGYSSYALAFLSLCEQLGHPDTDEIESMKTIAELTLGSPPQSLSEAGKVFSLIEALSDSESQEFLRQGTLRKVKKGEVIVKQGEISHNFYLILEGEVHVQVNTKSGEHFEVGSLKQGDFFGEVACIYQLPRTATVQAFVDSTLLEFSDKTVDAMVHMSPIAGDSLMKVVQRRMIETISFMHPAFTKLGAEDRQWLEEDSELVEYFPGRVLRKDSEAEKTSVFYVIVFGKVEAKRNGKTKCTLGVNAMYGNASPILRLPDDTELVAVERTLACRMPLQIFDTFYNTYAGFELWVNNHVGKRNGALGSSVILNN; encoded by the coding sequence ATGGCTCTGACGAAACAAGAAATGATGCAAGCTTACCAAGATTTAATCGCTGCTTATCCTGAAGATTTGCGAATTGCCCGACCTTTGATTCAAATGCTGCAGGCAAGAGGGGATAAAGAAGCGGCACGAAATCTTGCGATGGAGATGGCTAGGCGCATGGTATCATTGGGGTATTCAAGTTATGCCCTTGCCTTTTTGAGCCTTTGTGAGCAGCTGGGTCACCCTGATACAGATGAAATTGAATCTATGAAAACTATTGCAGAGTTAACACTGGGTTCGCCACCGCAAAGCTTAAGTGAGGCTGGTAAGGTTTTTTCCTTGATTGAGGCTCTCTCGGACTCAGAATCCCAAGAGTTTCTTCGTCAAGGCACCTTGCGCAAAGTAAAAAAAGGCGAAGTGATTGTTAAGCAAGGTGAAATCAGCCATAATTTTTATTTGATTCTTGAAGGCGAAGTTCATGTGCAAGTGAACACTAAATCAGGAGAGCACTTTGAGGTTGGCTCACTGAAACAAGGTGACTTTTTTGGTGAAGTTGCGTGTATTTATCAGCTACCACGTACGGCAACAGTTCAGGCTTTTGTGGATTCAACATTGTTAGAGTTTTCTGATAAAACAGTGGATGCAATGGTGCATATGTCTCCGATTGCCGGTGATAGTTTGATGAAAGTTGTGCAGCGCCGCATGATTGAAACCATTTCTTTTATGCACCCTGCTTTTACCAAGCTTGGCGCAGAAGATAGGCAGTGGTTGGAAGAGGACTCCGAATTGGTTGAATATTTTCCAGGACGTGTTTTGCGTAAAGATTCGGAAGCTGAAAAAACGTCTGTTTTTTATGTGATTGTCTTTGGTAAAGTTGAAGCTAAACGCAATGGGAAGACGAAATGCACATTGGGTGTGAATGCCATGTATGGTAATGCTAGCCCTATCTTACGGCTACCTGATGATACAGAGCTTGTGGCTGTGGAACGCACTTTGGCTTGCCGTATGCCGCTACAAATATTTGATACTTTTTACAATACGTATGCAGGTTTTGAACTTTGGGTGAATAACCATGTAGGTAAGCGTAATGGAGCCTTGGGCTCATCTGTCATTCTAAACAATTAA
- a CDS encoding DsbC family protein, translating to MKSLLLLCTLLLPFTSWAADTQAANDKTAAAIRTTLSNMPIKAIHTTPITGVYEVQVGDTIYYTDKTGQYLINGHMFDTHIKQDLTAKRLADINRINWKDLPLKDAIVSGPKNGLKMAVFTDPDCPYCKRLEENLKNVTGIRIYTFLFPLTQLHPDAYEKSKSIWCAKDQHQAMLDVMLNNKTLDKATCKTPIDENMKLAEKLNVHGTPTIFAEDGRKYTGGDIKTWLQQGSK from the coding sequence ATGAAATCATTATTATTACTTTGTACACTTCTCCTGCCTTTCACCAGCTGGGCAGCAGACACGCAAGCTGCAAATGACAAAACTGCTGCTGCAATTCGCACTACACTTTCAAATATGCCCATCAAAGCTATACACACCACGCCTATCACGGGTGTTTATGAAGTTCAAGTTGGTGATACTATTTATTACACTGATAAAACAGGTCAATACCTAATCAATGGTCATATGTTTGACACACATATCAAACAAGATTTAACCGCCAAACGCCTTGCTGATATCAACCGCATCAACTGGAAAGATTTACCTTTGAAAGATGCGATTGTTAGTGGCCCTAAAAATGGTCTTAAAATGGCAGTGTTCACTGACCCAGACTGTCCATACTGCAAACGTTTAGAGGAAAATTTAAAAAACGTAACAGGCATCCGCATTTATACTTTCTTATTCCCGCTCACCCAGCTGCATCCTGATGCCTACGAGAAATCCAAGTCTATCTGGTGTGCTAAAGATCAACACCAAGCCATGCTTGATGTCATGCTAAACAATAAAACTCTAGACAAAGCTACTTGCAAAACGCCCATTGATGAAAACATGAAACTTGCCGAAAAGCTTAACGTGCACGGCACACCAACAATTTTTGCAGAGGATGGTCGCAAATATACTGGCGGCGATATCAAAACTTGGTTACAACAAGGTTCGAAATAA
- a CDS encoding CopD family protein, with amino-acid sequence MEWIKVLHIMMFTSWFAGLFYLPRLFVNHAMTDHEAVHQQLALMEHKLYRFVTPMMWLTVITGATMAYNQWEYFGGQLWFGLKVATVLLLMLYHFYCGHLVKVFAQSENMRDHVFYRFFNEIPVFGLVAVLIFVIVRPF; translated from the coding sequence ATGGAATGGATTAAAGTTTTACACATCATGATGTTTACCTCTTGGTTTGCGGGCTTGTTTTATTTGCCGCGTTTGTTTGTGAATCATGCGATGACAGATCATGAGGCGGTACATCAACAACTGGCACTGATGGAGCACAAACTTTATCGGTTTGTGACACCAATGATGTGGTTGACAGTGATTACAGGTGCTACGATGGCGTATAACCAATGGGAATACTTTGGTGGCCAACTTTGGTTTGGTCTTAAAGTTGCTACGGTGCTGTTATTAATGCTCTATCACTTTTATTGCGGGCACTTGGTGAAAGTTTTTGCACAAAGCGAAAATATGCGAGACCATGTATTTTATCGCTTTTTTAACGAAATCCCCGTGTTTGGTTTGGTCGCTGTATTGATTTTTGTCATTGTGAGACCTTTTTAA